A genomic region of Bacteroidales bacterium contains the following coding sequences:
- a CDS encoding PQQ-binding-like beta-propeller repeat protein, translating into MRKILLGLSLLITITGFSQKNQIQVLTNEKVMGKSLVDSFVIKGVEYVFSDRIHEAFLDTTTGFLTAQLRGLSKNGKWLKNTGNIVQYDIKNQKVIWSKKIAYQSSSLQQFSKTMIYTVANKSYCLDINTGNELWEVKNNIYFVDPIDNIGIGYKFKSSTGYSNELEGIDLKNGNVLWKRDLNREYGWNDVFYTNDSTMIVVAAGLHSINIKTGKGWDYNTITGKKDYTGTAVANAVGVGLGLLTGTFVMSTGHNLVRDLVSNTIADSSSIYLASKEQLAKIDKQSGETIWKFPFSNDLASKSTIFMNDSVVFMINKGMAFMGYRELDFGKPFFAAFDRQTGKQIFLTLINVKDDPILSYQIQNGEIFLVFKNKISKYSMETGNLITEKNFPKDNVGELKYFVGNQVFIANQNGDLMSLPQSDSTKVFVFTSQGKIFAIDSELNISKTVEYADISIYYLRTKDFKFIAKDKKTLVINNTGQKIAEIDASSNAFLIGNTLYDRQDKSFITIDLNELIKNE; encoded by the coding sequence ATGAGAAAAATATTATTAGGACTTTCACTTTTAATTACGATTACTGGATTTAGCCAAAAGAATCAAATTCAAGTGTTGACAAATGAGAAAGTAATGGGAAAAAGCCTTGTTGATAGCTTTGTCATTAAAGGAGTTGAATATGTGTTTTCTGATAGGATTCATGAAGCTTTTCTTGATACAACAACGGGATTTTTAACTGCTCAACTTAGAGGGTTAAGCAAGAATGGGAAATGGCTTAAAAATACTGGAAATATTGTCCAATATGACATAAAAAATCAAAAGGTAATATGGAGTAAAAAGATTGCTTACCAATCGAGCAGTTTACAGCAATTCAGTAAAACAATGATTTATACTGTTGCCAATAAGAGTTATTGTCTTGATATTAATACAGGGAATGAACTTTGGGAAGTTAAAAACAATATCTACTTCGTTGACCCAATTGATAATATTGGAATCGGCTATAAATTCAAAAGTTCGACTGGATATTCGAATGAACTAGAAGGAATTGATTTAAAAAATGGTAATGTTTTATGGAAAAGAGATTTAAATCGAGAGTATGGTTGGAATGATGTGTTTTACACAAATGATTCAACTATGATTGTGGTTGCTGCTGGATTACATTCAATAAATATAAAAACTGGGAAAGGCTGGGATTACAATACAATTACAGGGAAAAAAGATTATACGGGAACGGCCGTTGCAAATGCAGTTGGAGTTGGTTTAGGTTTACTAACAGGGACTTTTGTTATGTCAACAGGTCACAATTTAGTAAGAGATTTGGTATCTAATACTATAGCTGACAGTTCCAGTATATATCTTGCATCAAAAGAACAACTTGCTAAAATCGACAAACAATCAGGTGAAACAATATGGAAGTTCCCATTTTCAAATGACTTAGCAAGTAAATCTACTATCTTCATGAATGATAGCGTAGTATTTATGATTAATAAGGGAATGGCATTTATGGGTTATAGAGAATTAGATTTTGGCAAGCCCTTCTTTGCGGCATTTGATAGACAGACTGGAAAACAGATATTCTTAACATTAATAAATGTAAAAGACGACCCTATTCTCAGTTATCAGATTCAAAATGGTGAAATCTTTTTAGTATTTAAAAACAAAATTTCAAAGTATTCAATGGAAACAGGAAATTTGATTACTGAAAAAAACTTCCCGAAAGACAATGTTGGAGAACTAAAATATTTTGTAGGTAATCAAGTATTTATCGCAAATCAAAATGGAGATTTAATGAGTCTTCCACAATCTGATTCCACCAAAGTATTTGTTTTTACAAGTCAAGGTAAAATATTCGCAATCGACAGCGAATTAAATATCTCAAAAACAGTAGAATACGCTGATATAAGTATTTATTATCTGAGAACAAAGGACTTTAAGTTTATTGCAAAAGATAAAAAGACTTTGGTTATTAATAATACAGGACAGAAAATTGCTGAAATTGATGCGTCCTCTAATGCCTTCTTGATTGGTAATACTTTATATGACAGACAAGACAAGAGTTTTATAACAATTGATTTGAATGAATTGATTAAAAATGAATAA
- a CDS encoding T9SS type A sorting domain-containing protein → MKTVLILTIALLTQVNYCYSQWIQTDGPYGSTNVIAIVEDDSLLLTSTNCGYFSKNQISDNWTLNSTLSFSCYTKKGDSLFVGSMYGGVQLIDLTNPNNPIVNINSIPANSLANSDSCLYLGNETQGFLKSNDYGNTWNSYNIGLPTDTLWNPWIGTYYQTKVTDIEVLSNYIFCGTKKGVYKNNTNLNNWISVNSGLPLSVVTFVKEFNDTLYTAISNSLYRSADYGNSWNLVYTAPSNISTILAYNFGMYIGTTGNGVYYSLDNCVHWSSLNVGLSDLKINVLANYDSTLLCGTNTDGVFCFQSCQWHKNELGMICSSIRSMAVTNNNIISNDESKVYKLNLNGNWIDISPVVTYEMFGSLASMHDTVFLSVEYNTPSWPYDNPFIVFSSDNGITWNNLFTPVPFARDDPYRIYCKNGRLYAYEDEKMCYTDNLGLSWTDISLPSQYCNMFNDFIINNAIPYAAACGNGQLIMLDNTQNWVLSNNGLPIGEPLALANCDSALFTYISVHGMYVSFDNGNNWTYANNGLVTNYSIRDFANSGSNLFVTSDYGVFATNDFGQNWVAINNGLKNLNTSSIKILNDTLYVGTYGNGIWKHSIADFHLNVQEYQQFDKSLKIYPNPASDYIHVATNSNNARFKITDMIGKEVMSGSLNSSNEINISGIKCGAYIVFIQFDKKVQTTKLLINR, encoded by the coding sequence ATGAAAACAGTTTTAATTTTGACAATAGCACTCCTCACACAAGTAAATTATTGTTATTCGCAGTGGATTCAAACCGATGGGCCATATGGCAGCACAAATGTTATAGCCATAGTTGAAGATGATTCATTGTTATTAACTTCTACAAATTGTGGATACTTTTCTAAAAATCAAATTTCTGACAATTGGACATTGAATTCAACATTAAGTTTTTCATGTTATACAAAAAAGGGCGACAGCTTATTTGTTGGAAGCATGTATGGGGGCGTACAATTAATTGACTTAACCAACCCCAATAATCCTATTGTAAATATAAATTCAATACCAGCTAATTCATTGGCTAATTCTGACTCCTGTCTATATTTAGGTAATGAAACACAAGGCTTTTTAAAATCAAATGACTATGGTAATACATGGAATTCTTATAATATCGGATTACCTACTGATACCCTTTGGAATCCATGGATAGGGACATATTATCAAACTAAAGTGACGGATATTGAAGTGTTAAGCAACTATATTTTCTGTGGCACAAAAAAAGGTGTGTATAAAAATAATACAAATCTTAATAATTGGATAAGTGTAAATTCAGGTCTTCCATTATCTGTTGTGACATTCGTAAAAGAATTTAATGATACCTTATACACAGCAATCTCAAACAGCTTATACAGAAGTGCGGATTATGGAAATAGCTGGAATTTGGTTTACACGGCTCCTTCAAATATTTCAACAATACTGGCTTATAATTTTGGCATGTACATTGGCACAACCGGTAATGGTGTTTACTATTCTTTAGATAATTGTGTCCATTGGAGTTCATTAAATGTAGGGTTGTCTGATTTAAAAATAAACGTACTTGCAAACTATGACTCCACATTGCTTTGCGGAACGAATACAGACGGTGTCTTTTGTTTTCAAAGTTGCCAATGGCATAAAAATGAGCTGGGAATGATATGTTCATCAATAAGGTCAATGGCTGTAACTAACAACAACATAATTTCAAATGACGAAAGCAAAGTATATAAGCTTAATTTAAATGGAAACTGGATAGATATTTCTCCGGTTGTTACTTACGAAATGTTTGGTTCTTTAGCTTCGATGCACGACACGGTCTTCCTTTCAGTTGAATATAATACCCCGTCATGGCCATATGATAATCCCTTTATCGTTTTTAGTTCAGACAATGGTATTACCTGGAATAACTTATTCACTCCCGTTCCGTTTGCCCGTGACGATCCTTATCGGATTTACTGTAAAAATGGTAGGCTTTATGCCTATGAAGATGAAAAAATGTGCTATACTGACAATTTAGGATTAAGTTGGACGGACATCAGTCTTCCTTCGCAATATTGTAATATGTTTAACGATTTTATTATAAATAACGCTATTCCTTACGCAGCGGCATGTGGCAATGGACAGCTTATAATGCTTGATAATACACAAAATTGGGTGTTGTCAAATAATGGATTACCCATAGGAGAACCACTTGCTCTAGCCAATTGCGATAGTGCGTTATTTACGTATATTAGTGTTCATGGGATGTATGTTAGCTTTGACAACGGAAACAATTGGACTTATGCAAATAATGGGTTAGTTACAAATTATTCGATTCGCGACTTTGCAAACAGCGGTTCTAATCTATTTGTAACTAGTGATTATGGGGTTTTCGCTACAAATGATTTTGGCCAGAATTGGGTTGCAATTAATAATGGGTTAAAGAATTTAAACACAAGTTCAATAAAGATTTTAAATGACACTTTGTACGTTGGAACATATGGAAATGGAATTTGGAAACATAGCATTGCTGATTTTCATTTGAATGTTCAAGAATATCAACAATTTGATAAATCATTAAAAATTTATCCTAACCCAGCTTCTGATTATATTCATGTTGCGACTAATTCTAATAATGCAAGATTTAAAATTACAGATATGATTGGAAAAGAAGTAATGTCAGGAAGCTTAAATTCAAGTAATGAAATTAATATTTCTGGAATAAAATGTGGAGCATATATTGTGTTTATTCAGTTTGACAAAAAAGTTCAGACAACAAAATTATTAATTAACAGATGA
- a CDS encoding acetate--CoA ligase family protein → MIHEKLLNPKSIVVIGGSDDVYKPGGKVLKNLIESNFKGDVYVVNPKMDSVQGVKSFRDVKDLPQVDLAILAIAAKFCLSSVEVLANEKGTRGFIILSAGFSEENEQGAILEKKIVEVIDKVGGSLIGPNCVGLLNTNYCGNFTTPIPKLDPQGVDFISGSGATSVFIIESGVPKGLKFNSVYSVGNSAQIGVEDVIKYLDETYVEGKSSKVKLLYVESIDKPDVLLKHASSLVRKGCKIAAIKSGGSEAGSRAASSHTGALASSDLAVESLFRKAGIVRCNGREELVTVASVFMHPEPKGKNIAIITHAGGPAVMLTDALSNGGLEVPHIEGKKADELLSKLFGGSSVANPIDFLATGTAEQLGYILDACENDFDNIDAMAVIFGSPGLFPVHDVYDVLYKKMQTCKKPIYPILPSVVNVKEEIDAFIAKGCINFPEEVTFGNALCKVYNTPKPQAEEDKGIAVDKKAIRAVVDKADNGYLSPADVQKLLDAAGIARAGEAVVTNRDDAGKKAAELGFPVVMKVVGPVHKSDVGGVVLDVKNVETVQAEFDRMIKIKDTTAILIQPMLSGTELFVGAKREDKFGHMVLCGMGGIFIEVLKDVQSDITPVTEKDALGMIRRLRSYQIFKGVRGQDPISETKFANIIARVGALCQVAPEIFEMDLNPLLGKGDKIVAVDARIRIEK, encoded by the coding sequence ATGATACACGAAAAACTACTTAACCCCAAGAGCATTGTGGTAATAGGAGGCTCTGACGACGTTTATAAACCCGGCGGTAAGGTTTTAAAAAACTTGATTGAAAGTAACTTTAAAGGTGACGTTTATGTTGTTAATCCTAAGATGGATAGCGTACAAGGGGTCAAATCTTTTCGAGATGTTAAAGATTTACCGCAAGTCGATTTGGCAATTCTTGCTATAGCAGCTAAATTTTGCCTTAGCTCTGTTGAGGTATTGGCTAATGAAAAAGGGACGCGCGGTTTTATTATCCTCTCAGCTGGATTTAGTGAGGAAAACGAACAAGGCGCAATATTAGAAAAGAAGATAGTTGAAGTTATCGACAAGGTAGGCGGGAGTCTAATAGGTCCAAACTGCGTTGGTCTGTTGAACACAAACTACTGCGGAAATTTCACCACACCTATTCCAAAACTCGACCCACAAGGAGTTGATTTTATTTCTGGTTCAGGTGCAACTTCCGTATTTATTATAGAATCGGGTGTACCTAAAGGGTTGAAATTCAATAGTGTGTATTCTGTTGGAAACTCTGCTCAAATAGGAGTGGAAGATGTAATCAAATACCTTGACGAAACATACGTTGAGGGCAAATCATCGAAAGTAAAACTGCTTTATGTCGAAAGTATCGACAAACCTGATGTATTGCTAAAACACGCATCTTCTTTAGTGAGAAAGGGTTGTAAGATTGCTGCAATAAAATCGGGAGGCTCAGAAGCGGGAAGCCGCGCAGCTTCGTCTCATACAGGAGCTTTAGCAAGTAGCGATTTAGCAGTAGAATCACTTTTCCGTAAAGCAGGAATAGTTCGCTGCAATGGACGAGAGGAGTTGGTTACTGTTGCGTCTGTTTTTATGCACCCTGAACCAAAAGGCAAAAACATTGCAATCATCACACACGCAGGAGGTCCGGCAGTTATGCTAACCGATGCGTTGAGTAATGGCGGTTTGGAAGTTCCTCATATCGAGGGAAAGAAAGCTGACGAGTTGCTTTCAAAACTGTTTGGAGGGTCATCTGTAGCTAACCCAATTGACTTTCTGGCAACAGGAACAGCCGAACAGTTAGGATATATACTTGACGCATGCGAAAACGATTTCGACAATATCGATGCAATGGCTGTAATATTTGGAAGTCCCGGACTATTCCCCGTTCACGATGTGTATGACGTGTTGTATAAAAAAATGCAAACATGCAAAAAACCTATTTACCCGATATTGCCATCTGTCGTTAATGTAAAAGAGGAGATAGATGCGTTTATTGCAAAAGGTTGTATTAACTTCCCCGAAGAGGTAACTTTTGGTAACGCCCTGTGTAAAGTTTATAATACACCAAAACCACAAGCCGAAGAAGATAAAGGCATTGCGGTTGACAAAAAAGCTATTAGAGCAGTTGTCGATAAAGCCGATAACGGTTATTTGTCACCAGCCGATGTTCAGAAACTCCTCGATGCCGCAGGCATTGCACGTGCAGGTGAGGCTGTTGTAACAAATCGCGATGATGCCGGTAAAAAAGCCGCAGAGCTTGGATTCCCGGTGGTTATGAAAGTTGTGGGACCTGTACACAAGTCAGATGTTGGCGGTGTTGTTCTAGATGTTAAGAACGTTGAGACTGTACAAGCCGAGTTCGACAGAATGATTAAAATTAAAGATACCACGGCAATCCTTATTCAGCCGATGTTAAGCGGAACCGAACTTTTTGTCGGTGCTAAACGTGAAGATAAGTTTGGACATATGGTTTTATGTGGTATGGGAGGTATTTTTATTGAGGTATTGAAAGATGTTCAAAGTGATATCACACCAGTTACTGAAAAAGATGCTCTCGGAATGATTAGAAGGCTTCGCAGTTACCAAATTTTTAAAGGTGTGCGCGGTCAGGATCCAATCAGCGAAACTAAATTTGCAAATATTATTGCACGAGTAGGAGCCTTGTGTCAGGTAGCACCAGAGATATTTGAAATGGACTTAAATCCATTGTTAGGTAAAGGTGATAAAATTGTTGCTGTTGATGCGAGAATTAGAATTGAAAAGTAA
- a CDS encoding urocanate hydratase: MKTKSFKEQILEGIPSELPSPKPYDPTINHAPKRKEILTKEEKKLAIRNALRYFNPKHHAILAPEFADELAKYGRIYMYRFMPDYKMYARPIEEYPGKSLQAKAIMLMIQNNLDHAVAQHPCELITYGGNGAVFQNWAQYLLTMKYLAEMTDEQTLVMYSGHPMGLFPSHKDAPRVVVSNGMMIPNYSKPDDWERYNALGVTQYGQMTAGSYMYIGPQGIVHGTTITVLNAGRKIAKNNESLAGKLFVTSGLGGMSGAQPKAGNIAGVISVTAEINPKAVHTRHSQGWVDEVIDNLDTLVARVRKAKENKEVVSIAYQGNVVDVWERFDKENIYIDLGSDQTSLHNPYAGGYYPIGLTLEESNEMMAKNPEKFKEKVFESLRRHAAAINKHTAKGTYWFDYGNAFLLMASRAGADVMAEDGINFRYPSYVQDIMGPMCFDYGFGPFRWVCCSGKASDLDKTDQIAAKVLDDLRKTSPNEISQQMADNIQWIHGAKQNKLVVGSQARILYADSEGRIRIAEAFNKAIKAGEIGPVVLGRDHHDVSGTDSPYRETSNIYDGSRYTADMAIQNVIGDSFRGATWVSIHNGGGVGWGEVINGGFGMLLDGSDDANRRLKSMLFWDVNNGISRRSWARNEGAVFAIKRAMKQQPLLKVTIPQFADDKLIDKLF; the protein is encoded by the coding sequence ATGAAGACTAAATCATTCAAAGAACAAATTCTTGAAGGAATTCCCAGTGAGTTGCCTTCGCCAAAACCGTATGATCCGACTATTAATCACGCTCCTAAGCGCAAAGAAATCTTAACTAAGGAGGAAAAAAAACTTGCTATAAGGAATGCTTTACGATATTTCAACCCAAAACATCATGCAATTTTGGCTCCCGAATTTGCCGACGAACTTGCAAAGTACGGACGTATCTATATGTACAGGTTTATGCCTGATTATAAGATGTATGCTCGACCAATTGAGGAGTATCCAGGAAAAAGTTTGCAAGCAAAAGCCATTATGTTGATGATACAAAACAACTTAGATCATGCTGTGGCTCAACACCCCTGTGAATTAATTACTTATGGCGGTAATGGAGCAGTATTTCAAAACTGGGCTCAATACTTGCTTACAATGAAGTACTTAGCCGAGATGACAGACGAGCAAACTTTAGTTATGTATTCGGGACACCCAATGGGGTTATTTCCATCGCACAAAGATGCTCCACGTGTTGTAGTCTCTAATGGCATGATGATTCCAAACTATTCAAAACCAGATGATTGGGAAAGATATAATGCACTTGGAGTTACTCAGTATGGACAAATGACAGCAGGTTCGTATATGTACATTGGACCGCAAGGAATTGTTCACGGAACCACAATCACAGTTCTTAACGCAGGTAGAAAAATTGCAAAAAATAACGAATCACTAGCTGGCAAGTTGTTCGTTACAAGTGGTTTAGGTGGCATGAGCGGCGCTCAGCCAAAAGCAGGAAATATTGCAGGAGTAATATCGGTTACGGCAGAAATTAACCCCAAAGCCGTACACACGCGACATTCTCAAGGTTGGGTTGACGAAGTAATCGACAACTTGGACACTTTGGTTGCTCGTGTACGCAAAGCAAAAGAGAACAAAGAGGTTGTCTCTATTGCATATCAAGGCAATGTGGTTGATGTTTGGGAACGTTTTGATAAAGAGAATATTTATATTGATTTGGGTAGCGACCAAACCTCGTTGCACAATCCTTATGCGGGCGGATATTATCCGATAGGCTTGACATTGGAAGAGTCGAACGAGATGATGGCTAAAAACCCCGAAAAGTTTAAAGAGAAAGTATTCGAGTCGCTACGCCGACACGCTGCTGCTATAAATAAACATACAGCTAAAGGGACTTATTGGTTCGATTATGGCAATGCGTTTTTATTAATGGCAAGCCGTGCAGGTGCCGATGTTATGGCTGAAGATGGAATAAATTTCCGCTATCCCTCTTATGTTCAGGATATTATGGGACCAATGTGTTTTGATTACGGTTTTGGTCCATTCCGTTGGGTGTGCTGTAGCGGAAAAGCGAGCGATTTAGATAAAACCGACCAAATAGCAGCCAAGGTGCTTGACGATTTACGCAAAACTTCTCCCAATGAAATATCGCAACAAATGGCTGATAATATCCAGTGGATACATGGAGCAAAACAAAACAAGTTAGTAGTTGGTTCGCAAGCGCGTATTTTATATGCCGACAGTGAAGGGCGTATTCGCATTGCCGAAGCTTTCAACAAAGCAATTAAGGCTGGCGAGATAGGTCCCGTTGTTCTCGGGCGCGACCACCACGATGTCTCCGGAACGGACTCGCCATATCGCGAAACATCAAATATTTACGACGGTTCGAGATATACTGCCGATATGGCTATTCAAAACGTTATTGGCGACTCGTTCCGAGGAGCTACTTGGGTATCAATACATAACGGTGGTGGAGTAGGTTGGGGCGAAGTTATAAATGGTGGTTTTGGTATGCTTTTAGACGGTTCAGACGATGCCAACAGACGTCTGAAATCAATGCTGTTTTGGGATGTTAATAATGGTATATCCCGTCGCAGCTGGGCAAGAAACGAAGGAGCCGTGTTTGCAATTAAACGCGCAATGAAGCAACAGCCTCTGTTAAAGGTTACTATCCCACAGTTTGCTGATGATAAGTTGATTGATAAACTGTTTTAA
- a CDS encoding transporter substrate-binding domain-containing protein produces the protein MTNRINIKLYIFLFLIFNCFSLLSANRQVITVGIQADAPPFEYISNEKTIGFNIDILNAISKRLPVEFKFVQKSYSQLKSDLMSDKTDMILMMYKSDENLSNFQLSKTYNKLSISVFHHASISFANTPIDQYELLTDIPEIYELINKSLVGNCVVVSEKIRRSFFSKQTDNDTTFFILPEKTGLHLIEKNGLQNIWSYPVSNLSIEYGFGFNKNNDSLFMSINESLEYLLNSDEYIAIQQKWFGYVDPNIALKPTSLNPIYKYLFIISVVLFVIVAYTMFKQNKKLKNRLKTEIQNKIEAENNLDEIECYLNQTIDAINHPLFIQNSNGEFILFNNTFVNLIGLIKDDCTNDKINEALKRDDQLKKLLLAENETSAKQKVISANGQLHIFEISKTTFQKPDNQSILLTFALDITKRDRAERRLEHEIALLSSIINSIPDYIFYKDNLLRYIGANTAFKKHYNLSDEELIGKTDFELFDIKQAIDYHKNNKKIIESNEPIRFERWVILPNGKSALLDTLVVPFHNIDGETLGIVGISRDVTRQYEIQKELKNAKTKAEEGDRLKTMFLTNISHEIRSALNSIIGFSDLLLDPELSLSQKENFVEMIRSSSNSLIQLIDNIINLFAIESGQVVINQSETKLSIIFDDLTSHYEKIIEDPIFNDVKLVNKYTVTEEEPSYYIDGFRTKQILSNLIETSIKLTRKGKILIGADIKEKYIEFFIDNRNAIIDRFLLEDIFQTSEFNEGIENYSSLDLNIIITQGLINAMKGDFSINRSKTDTGIKLSFTIPIDQSKQKATEDYLNNDNNDLSNKTILIAEDDENNYLFIEEVLRKTKIKTIWALNGKEALEHILTNKDIDIVLMDIRMPVMDGYTATREIKKIRPDIPIIVQTAYAAEEEKSKSFEAGCNAYLAKPISSMALLKTISEFL, from the coding sequence ATGACAAACCGGATAAATATTAAATTATATATTTTTCTGTTTCTTATATTTAATTGTTTTAGTTTACTTTCTGCAAATCGGCAAGTTATAACTGTTGGGATTCAAGCTGATGCACCTCCTTTCGAATATATATCAAACGAAAAAACTATTGGATTTAATATTGATATCTTAAACGCTATTAGCAAACGTTTGCCAGTTGAATTTAAATTTGTCCAAAAAAGCTACTCGCAACTGAAAAGTGATTTAATGAGCGATAAAACAGATATGATTCTTATGATGTATAAATCAGATGAGAATCTCTCTAATTTTCAATTATCTAAAACATACAACAAACTGTCGATTTCGGTTTTTCACCATGCAAGCATCTCATTTGCAAACACTCCAATTGACCAATACGAACTATTGACTGATATACCTGAAATTTATGAATTAATAAATAAATCGTTGGTTGGCAATTGTGTAGTAGTTTCAGAAAAGATAAGACGCAGTTTTTTTTCAAAGCAAACAGACAACGATACCACTTTCTTTATATTGCCTGAAAAAACAGGATTACACCTGATTGAAAAAAACGGTCTGCAAAATATATGGAGTTACCCAGTAAGTAATTTAAGTATTGAATACGGCTTTGGATTTAATAAAAACAATGACTCTTTGTTTATGTCAATAAATGAAAGTCTCGAATATTTATTAAACTCGGACGAATACATCGCTATTCAACAAAAGTGGTTTGGTTATGTTGATCCAAATATCGCATTAAAACCAACGTCTTTAAATCCAATATATAAGTATCTTTTTATAATTTCTGTAGTTTTATTTGTCATTGTTGCATACACAATGTTTAAACAAAATAAAAAACTAAAAAACAGACTAAAAACAGAGATACAAAATAAAATAGAAGCCGAAAACAACTTAGATGAAATAGAGTGTTACTTGAACCAAACCATTGACGCAATAAACCACCCACTTTTTATACAAAATTCAAACGGAGAGTTTATTCTTTTTAACAATACTTTTGTTAACTTAATTGGCTTAATTAAAGATGATTGCACCAACGATAAAATAAATGAAGCTCTAAAAAGAGACGATCAACTAAAAAAACTATTACTAGCAGAAAATGAAACATCTGCAAAACAGAAAGTTATAAGCGCAAATGGACAGTTACATATTTTTGAGATTAGCAAAACCACGTTTCAAAAACCTGATAATCAATCAATATTATTAACATTTGCTCTCGACATCACAAAAAGAGACAGGGCGGAAAGAAGACTTGAACACGAAATTGCATTGCTCTCTTCAATTATTAACTCTATACCTGACTACATTTTCTACAAAGACAACCTGTTAAGATATATCGGTGCAAATACCGCATTTAAAAAGCACTACAATCTTTCTGACGAGGAGCTTATAGGAAAAACAGACTTTGAGCTTTTCGATATCAAACAAGCCATTGATTATCACAAAAACAACAAGAAGATTATAGAAAGCAACGAACCAATACGGTTTGAAAGGTGGGTAATATTACCAAACGGGAAAAGTGCCCTTTTAGATACGTTGGTTGTTCCGTTTCACAATATTGACGGTGAGACATTGGGAATTGTAGGAATTAGTAGAGATGTTACACGTCAATATGAAATTCAAAAGGAGCTAAAAAACGCTAAAACTAAAGCTGAAGAAGGGGACAGACTTAAAACCATGTTTTTAACTAATATCAGTCACGAAATCAGATCAGCTTTGAACTCAATTATAGGGTTTAGTGATCTGTTACTCGACCCGGAGCTCTCATTAAGTCAAAAAGAGAACTTTGTAGAGATGATTAGAAGTAGCAGCAACTCATTGATACAACTTATTGATAACATAATTAATCTATTTGCAATCGAGTCGGGACAAGTTGTTATTAATCAGTCGGAAACGAAATTGTCTATTATTTTCGATGATTTGACTAGTCACTACGAAAAAATCATAGAAGACCCAATTTTCAATGATGTAAAATTAGTCAACAAATATACAGTCACTGAAGAAGAGCCTTCATACTACATAGATGGTTTCAGAACTAAACAGATACTTTCAAATTTAATTGAAACTTCCATAAAACTAACACGCAAAGGAAAAATACTTATTGGTGCTGATATCAAAGAGAAATATATTGAGTTTTTTATCGATAACCGTAATGCAATTATTGACAGATTTTTACTCGAAGATATTTTCCAAACAAGCGAGTTTAACGAAGGAATTGAAAATTACAGCAGCTTGGACTTAAACATTATAATCACTCAAGGGCTGATAAATGCAATGAAGGGCGATTTTTCAATAAACAGAAGCAAAACCGATACCGGCATTAAGTTATCATTTACTATTCCTATCGATCAAAGCAAACAAAAAGCTACTGAAGATTATCTAAATAACGATAACAATGATCTGAGTAACAAAACTATTTTAATTGCTGAAGACGACGAAAACAACTACTTATTTATCGAAGAAGTACTACGTAAAACAAAAATAAAAACCATTTGGGCATTAAACGGTAAAGAAGCTTTAGAGCATATTTTGACAAATAAAGATATAGATATTGTTTTAATGGATATCAGAATGCCTGTCATGGATGGCTACACCGCTACTCGCGAAATCAAAAAAATACGTCCTGATATTCCTATTATTGTACAAACGGCATATGCAGCTGAAGAGGAAAAATCGAAAAGCTTTGAAGCAGGATGTAATGCCTATCTTGCCAAGCCAATAAGCTCGATGGCATTATTAAAAACAATCTCAGAATTCTTATAG